The following nucleotide sequence is from Streptomyces bathyalis.
CGTCTGTTCGCGCTGGAGGCCCGTACGGGCGCCGAGCGCTGGTCGTACCCGGTCGGCGACGCCGCGGCCACCGGAGGGGTCCCGCTGCGGCTGACCCCTGCCGAGGACGGCGTGGTGTACGTGTGCGCGGGTGCCCGCGTCCACGCGCTGGACGGCGTCAGCGGCGCGGAGCGGTGGCGCTTCGAGGCCCCGGCGGCCTTCCTCAGCCCACCGGCGTTCGTGCACGGCCCGGCGGTCGCGGGTGGCGGCGTGTACCTCGCCGACTACCTCGGCACCGTCTACGCCCTCGACGCCGTCACCGGTCAGGACCGGTGGCGGATCGCGACGGAGGCCCGGCACTCGACGGAGCCGGTCGTCGTCTCGGACGGGCTCGTGCACCTGGGCAGCGGCGGCGCGCTGTACACGCTGGACGCTGTCAGCGGTACGCCGCGGTGGCGGTTCGCCGCCGCCGGCGACCTGGTGGGCGCGCCCGTCGTCGCGGACGGACGTGTGCACTTCGGCTCGGCGGACCACTGCCTCTACACGGTCGACGCGGTTGGCGGCCAACTCCGCTGGAAGCTCGCCACGGGCGGCGAGATCACCGGGTCGCCGGTGGCCGACCGCGGTGTCGTCTACGCCTGCAGCAAGGACCGCTGCGTCTACGCGCTGGACGCCGAGAAGGGCACCGGGCAGGCCCGTCAGACCTGAGCACATCGGTCACGGCCTTCGGGACGAGGAGGCTCGGGACGAGGAGGCGCTGTGAGCGGCGGACCGCGGACGAGACTTGCCGGCATCGTGCTCGGCGCACCCGATCCGCGTGCGCTGGCGGACTTCTACCACCACCTGCTGGGCTGGCGGGTGAAGTCGGACGAGCCGGACTGGGTGATGCTCGAAGCGCCGGACGGCGGGCCCGGACTCTCGTTCCAGACGGAGCCGGAGCACGTCAGGCCGGTGTGGCCGGCCGGGCGGGGCGACCAGCAGATGATGATCCACCTGGACATCGAGGTCGACGATCTCGGCATCGCCTCGGCCCATGCCGTCGCCGGGGGAGCGGTCGTCGCGGAATTCCAGCCGCAGAAAGGTGTCCGCGTCCTGTTCGATCCGGTGGGGCATCCGTTCTGCCTGTTCCTGCCGGGGCACTGAAAGCGCGGGGCACTGAAGCGCGGAGCTCTGAAGCGCGGGGCACTGAAGCGCGCTCTTCGGCACGGAGGTGCTCGCTGACGGGCCGTTGAGCCCGGCGGGTTTCCGGAGGCCGGGGGCGCACAGGTCGGGGAGCGCGGCCGGGTCCGCGTCAGTCGTACGGACCGCTGCGGCGGTGGTCGGGTCTTCGCGGCAACCGCCGAGTGCCCTCCTGGCCGCGGCCGTCCTCCTCCTCGGGAGGCTCGGCGGCCGGAGGCTGCTGCTGCGGTCCCTGCGGCGCCTGGTCGGCCGTCTCGTCCGACGCCTGCCCGGGCCGCTCGGCCGGGGTCTCCTCCGCCTCCTTGCCCTTGTCCTCCCCGTCCTCGGCCGGACGGATGAAGGGGGGCCGGACCGTGGGCGGACGTTCGGGATGTCCGGCGGCCCACGGGTCCCACTCCTCGGCGGGCGTGGAGTCGTCGTCGAAGTACGGATCGTGGCGCCGGCCGTAGACCTGCCAGTCGTCCGCCTGGTACGCGCCGTGCGGGCCGGGCATCGTGTCGAACGAGCCGTAGGGCTGCGGCAGTTCGGAGTACTCGTGATTCTCGTGCGGGACCGCGCGGGCGGCGGCGCTGTCGTCCACGCGGCCGCGGCGTCCCTGGCCCTTGCGGCGGCGACCCTTGGCGCGGCGCCCCCGCATCACGAGCGCGCCGATCAGCAGCAGCGCTCCGCCGCCGACCGCGTAGCCCACGCCCTCGCCCAGTCCGCCGGCGCCGGCCGTGAGGGTGCCCGCCTCCTGCCCCTGGCGGACCATCCACAGGACGGTGAAGCCGAGCACGATGAGTCCGGCCAGCGCCACGAGCAGACGGGAGCGCAGCAGCGCCGCCAGCAGGGTGATCGCGGCGGCCCCCACCATGGGAAGAAAGAGGCCCGTCCACACGCCCGCCTGGGTGCCGGTGATGCCGGCGGACGTGAACAGCTCGCTGACCCGGTAGTCGCGGCCGAGGCGGCCGCCGTACCAGGTGAGGAAGGGGCTCCACGCGGCCGCGGCCGCTCCGACTAGCGCGAACAGGATGCCGAGCAGATTGCGGACCATCTGCTA
It contains:
- a CDS encoding VOC family protein, producing the protein MSGGPRTRLAGIVLGAPDPRALADFYHHLLGWRVKSDEPDWVMLEAPDGGPGLSFQTEPEHVRPVWPAGRGDQQMMIHLDIEVDDLGIASAHAVAGGAVVAEFQPQKGVRVLFDPVGHPFCLFLPGH